GTGGCGAACAAAAAGCACTTCGATATGGACCACTTCGGCGGACCGGGCGTGAAGATTACGCCGGTCGTGGACGGAGAGGACGCGAAGGTAACGGTGGAGAGCTGGAACAATGCGCCGGAGGCGGAGACGGTCATCACCATTCTGGACGCTGCCGGAAAGCCGGTGGCGGCGGGTGCGGGAAGCAACGCGGTGATCGTGATGAAAAAGCCGCACCGCTGGGACGGCGTGAAGGACCCGTATCTGTATACGGCGGTCGCGGAGCTGAAGGAAGACGGAAACGTGCTCGACGAGGTGCGTCTGCGCTTCGGTGTGCGCGCGTTCCATGTAGATAAGGATAAGGGATTTTTCCTGAACGGGCGCTGCTACCCGCTGCGCGGCGTGTCGCGCCATCAGGACAGAAAAGGGCTGGGCAATGCGATTACGCAGGCAGAGCACGATGAGGACCTGGAGCTGATACGGGAAATGGGCGCAACCTCCATCCGTCTGGCGCACTACCAGCACAGCCAGTATTTTTACGACCGCTGCGATGAAATGGGTTTTGTGGTGTGGGCGGAGATTCCCTATATTTCCGAGCACCTGACGAATGGACGAGAGAACACGATTTCGCAGATGAAGGAACTGATTACGCAGAACTATCATCATGCCTGTATCGTGTGCTGGGGCGTATCGAATGAGATTACGATTTCCACAAAGGATAAAAAGGATATGCTGGACAACCATCACGTGCTGAACGATCTGTGCCACGAGATGGACTCCACCCGCCTGACGACGCTTGCCTGCTACGCAATGTGCGGACCGTTCAACAAGGTGGCGCATATCACGGATATTGTGGGCTGGAATCTGTATCTTGGCTGGTATGTTCCGGGACTGTTTTTAAATGACCTCTGGATCAGCTTCTTCCATCTAGTATATCCGAAGCGCTCCCTGTGCTTTTCGGAGTACGGCTGCGAGGGAATGCCGAATCTGCATTCGGCGCATCCGCGCCGCGGCGACCACACGGAGGAGTACCAGGCGAAGTACCATGAATTTATGCTGCGCTGCTTTAACCGCCATCCGTATATGTGGGCGAATTATGTGTGGAACATGTTCGATTTTGCGGCGGACGCGCGTGACCAGGGCGGCGAGCCGGGCATGAATCACAAGGGGCTTGTGACCTTCGACCGCAAGACGAAGAAGGACAGCTTTTATCTGTACAAGGCGTTCTGGAGCGACGAGCCGTTCGTGCATATCGCCGGAAAGCGCATGGCTGACCGCACGGGCGAGAACACGAAGGTGAAGATTTATACGAACCAGCCGCATGTGAAGCTGTATAATAATGGCAAGGTGATGGGCGAGGCGGATGTGGATAAGGTTGTTACCTTTACCGTGCCGCTCTCGGATGTGAATAAGCTGGAGGTGCGTGCGGGCAAGCTGCGCGATACGGCGGTGCTGAAAAAGGTGAGCAGCCCGAATCCGTCCTACAAGCTGAAGAAGGATAAGAATAAGCAGAAGAGCAACTGGGTGTAGCGCGCTGTCCTGCTGAAGAAAAAATGAAAGGAGTCTGTAGAAATGAGTGATTCTGCAAAGACGACCAGAACAGAAAGCGTGAACCGCGCGAAAGCATACCAGCTTGTGCTGTTTCCGCTGAATAACGGCGCCACGAACGTATACTTTGTGCTGGTACTTTCCTATATTGCCATGTTCGGCAACGGAGTGCTGGGGCTGTTGATGGCGTTTGCAACTATCATGGTAACAGCGATGCGTCTGTGCGACGCGATTACCGACCCGATTATCGGTGCGCTGATTGACCGCACCAGCGGAAAATTCGGTAAGTTCCGCCCGTTTATGATTCTCGGAAACCTGATTATGGCGGTGAGCATCCTTGTGCTGTACCTGCTTACGCCGATGATTCCGGAATCCATGATGTGGCTGCGCTACGTGGCGTTTGTTGTATTATATTTTGTATGGGTAATCGGTTATACCTTCCAGACCTCCTGCACCCGTTCCGGGCAGACGGTTCTGACAAATGACCCGAAGCAGCGCCCGATGTTCACGCTGTTCAACACGGTGGGAAGCCTTATCGGTATGGGCGCCATGCAGTTCTTGGCGCCGATTATCCGCTCCAACGTGGGTGACTACAATACGGCGGCATTCTACCGCGTGCTGGCTCCGCTGGGTATCGCGATTTCTATCGTGCTGACCATTCTGGCGGTCATCGGTATCTGGGAGAAGGACCAGCCGAAGTATTACGGAATCGGCGGAGACAAGGCCGAGAAGGTAAAGGTTTCCGAATACATTGAGATTATCAAGGGCAACAAGCCGATGCAGCGTCTGATGGTTGCCGGCGCGGGCTGTAAGCTGGCGCTCGCCATTGCGACGAACGTATCCGTTCTCTGTATGCTGTACGGCAGTATGATGGGAGATTACGACGGACTGTATCTGCCGATGATGGTGCTCGGTTATGCATGCTCGGCTCCGTTCTTCCTGCTGACCATCCGTACCTCGCAGAAGCACGGACAGAAGGCGTCCCTGGAGAAATATGTACGCCTCGCGCTGATCATGTACATAGGTGTGCTGGTGCTGCTGCTGTTCTGGAGACAGGGCGACCCGCGGTTCAACCTTTCACTTATGGGAGAGAACGGTCTTTCCATTAACCTGTATACGGTGCTGTTTATCATTTTCTTTGGTATCGGCTACGGCGCATACTATTCTACCGCGGACATGCCGATTCCGATGGTGGCGGACTGCTCGGACTACGAGACGTACCGTTCCGGAAAATACATTCCGGGTATCATGGGTACGCTGTTCAGTCTGGTGGATAAGCTGGTTTCCTCGCTGGCTACCACGGTTGTGGCGCTGGCGGTATCCTGCATCGGTCTGAAGGATTTGCCGGCGGCGGAGACGCCGTATGCGGCGGGTATGAACTGGGTAGTAATCGTGCTGTTCTGCATTATCCCGATGCTGGCATGGCTTGCTACGCTGATCGCCATGAAGGGCTACACGCTGACAGGTGCGAAAATGAAGGAGATTCAGGCGGTGAACGCGGCGAGAAAAGCAGCGATCGCCGATGGAAAGACGATGGACCAGGCGATGAAAATGTACCAGACCATCGACCAGGTTCCGGGGGAATTTAAATAATGCCAGGACTGCTCTATAGTGGGCAGCAAAGCCAGGGAAAAAGTTAAAAATATGCGATTTCT
This is a stretch of genomic DNA from Marvinbryantia formatexigens DSM 14469. It encodes these proteins:
- a CDS encoding glycoside hydrolase family 2 protein, producing the protein MRRRESLLDREWQFAGPGGKTTTVRLPHTWNNIDGQDGGNDYYRGTCTYTTTFAAPAFAADAECVYLEFDGVNATADVTLNGHPCCHHDGGYSTFRVEVTDLLQTENSLQVAVDNSVNDHVYPQKADFTFYGGIYRDVKLIVANKKHFDMDHFGGPGVKITPVVDGEDAKVTVESWNNAPEAETVITILDAAGKPVAAGAGSNAVIVMKKPHRWDGVKDPYLYTAVAELKEDGNVLDEVRLRFGVRAFHVDKDKGFFLNGRCYPLRGVSRHQDRKGLGNAITQAEHDEDLELIREMGATSIRLAHYQHSQYFYDRCDEMGFVVWAEIPYISEHLTNGRENTISQMKELITQNYHHACIVCWGVSNEITISTKDKKDMLDNHHVLNDLCHEMDSTRLTTLACYAMCGPFNKVAHITDIVGWNLYLGWYVPGLFLNDLWISFFHLVYPKRSLCFSEYGCEGMPNLHSAHPRRGDHTEEYQAKYHEFMLRCFNRHPYMWANYVWNMFDFAADARDQGGEPGMNHKGLVTFDRKTKKDSFYLYKAFWSDEPFVHIAGKRMADRTGENTKVKIYTNQPHVKLYNNGKVMGEADVDKVVTFTVPLSDVNKLEVRAGKLRDTAVLKKVSSPNPSYKLKKDKNKQKSNWV
- a CDS encoding MFS transporter, giving the protein MSDSAKTTRTESVNRAKAYQLVLFPLNNGATNVYFVLVLSYIAMFGNGVLGLLMAFATIMVTAMRLCDAITDPIIGALIDRTSGKFGKFRPFMILGNLIMAVSILVLYLLTPMIPESMMWLRYVAFVVLYFVWVIGYTFQTSCTRSGQTVLTNDPKQRPMFTLFNTVGSLIGMGAMQFLAPIIRSNVGDYNTAAFYRVLAPLGIAISIVLTILAVIGIWEKDQPKYYGIGGDKAEKVKVSEYIEIIKGNKPMQRLMVAGAGCKLALAIATNVSVLCMLYGSMMGDYDGLYLPMMVLGYACSAPFFLLTIRTSQKHGQKASLEKYVRLALIMYIGVLVLLLFWRQGDPRFNLSLMGENGLSINLYTVLFIIFFGIGYGAYYSTADMPIPMVADCSDYETYRSGKYIPGIMGTLFSLVDKLVSSLATTVVALAVSCIGLKDLPAAETPYAAGMNWVVIVLFCIIPMLAWLATLIAMKGYTLTGAKMKEIQAVNAARKAAIADGKTMDQAMKMYQTIDQVPGEFK